From one Conyzicola nivalis genomic stretch:
- a CDS encoding flavin monoamine oxidase family protein gives MTELQCDVVIIGAGATGLTIATDLQKAGLSAIVVEARDRVGGRLRTETVDGAVLELGGQWVSPDQQALIAMLDELGLETFARFRDGESVYVDDTGSATRFTGDLFPTSEETQNEIERLIALLSALTAEVDPSEPWNHPRATELDAESFEAWLERNSADAEARANVALFVAEAMLTKPAHSFSVLQALLMASSAGGFGHLVDADFILDRRVVGGLQRVPVLLAERLGDGLHLSQPARSVEYADDGVVVTTDDLVVRARRAVVAVPPNLYGRIGFSPALPPVRQQMHQHLSLGLVIKVHAVYPTPFWRDAGLSGTAFSPFQVAHEAYDNSGHGEGTGTLVAFVAGETADRMLALTAAERERTILESLAAYFGDEALSPTVYFESDWVSEEWTGGAYAASFDLGGLVRWGAHLRSPVGPIRFASSDIAGEGYQHVDGAIRIGHEVAAELARDLRGAGL, from the coding sequence GTGACAGAACTGCAGTGCGATGTCGTCATCATCGGGGCCGGGGCGACCGGCCTGACCATCGCGACCGACCTGCAGAAGGCCGGGTTGTCGGCCATCGTCGTCGAAGCGCGCGACCGCGTCGGCGGGCGCCTGCGCACCGAGACGGTCGACGGGGCCGTTCTCGAACTCGGCGGTCAGTGGGTGTCGCCCGACCAGCAGGCGCTCATCGCGATGCTCGACGAACTCGGGCTCGAGACTTTCGCGCGTTTCCGAGACGGTGAGAGCGTCTATGTGGATGACACGGGCTCGGCCACCCGCTTCACCGGCGACCTCTTTCCGACCTCGGAGGAGACGCAGAACGAGATCGAGCGGCTGATCGCCCTGCTCTCCGCCCTGACGGCCGAGGTGGACCCGTCCGAGCCGTGGAATCACCCCCGCGCCACCGAGCTCGACGCCGAATCGTTCGAGGCGTGGCTCGAGCGCAACTCGGCGGATGCCGAGGCGCGCGCCAACGTCGCGCTGTTCGTCGCGGAGGCGATGCTCACGAAGCCCGCCCACTCGTTCTCGGTGTTGCAGGCGCTGTTGATGGCCTCGAGCGCCGGCGGATTCGGACACCTCGTCGACGCCGACTTCATTCTCGACCGTCGTGTGGTCGGCGGGCTGCAACGGGTCCCGGTGCTGCTGGCCGAGCGGCTCGGCGACGGGCTGCACCTCTCGCAGCCGGCCCGCAGCGTCGAGTACGCCGACGACGGCGTGGTCGTCACGACCGACGACCTCGTGGTGCGCGCACGCCGCGCGGTGGTGGCCGTGCCGCCGAACCTCTACGGGCGCATCGGGTTCAGCCCGGCGCTCCCGCCGGTGCGCCAGCAGATGCACCAGCACCTCTCGCTCGGCCTGGTCATCAAGGTGCACGCCGTGTATCCGACCCCGTTCTGGCGTGACGCCGGACTGTCGGGTACCGCGTTCAGCCCGTTCCAGGTGGCTCACGAGGCCTACGACAATTCCGGCCACGGCGAGGGGACTGGCACGCTCGTGGCGTTCGTCGCGGGGGAGACCGCCGACCGGATGCTCGCCCTCACCGCGGCGGAACGGGAACGCACCATCCTCGAATCGCTCGCCGCCTATTTCGGCGACGAGGCGCTCTCGCCGACGGTGTACTTCGAGAGCGACTGGGTATCGGAGGAATGGACCGGCGGCGCCTATGCCGCGAGCTTCGACCTCGGCGGCCTCGTCCGGTGGGGAGCCCACCTTCGCAGTCCCGTCGGGCCGATCAGGTTCGCCAGCAGCGACATCGCCGGCGAGGGGTACCAGCATGTGGACGGCGCCATCCGTATCGGCCACGAGGTGGCGGCCGAACTTGCGCGGGACCTACGGGGCGCCGGCCTGTAA
- a CDS encoding VanZ family protein, translating into MGIWVWSAEIGILFGTVLFASAFFPIIAVQYRRYGRFTGLRLLGAGAVSVYLTTLIAYTLLPLPSSTEKVCAPSVELVPFHSLSDIARETAGDGVLGTLTSPATLQVVFNVLLFVPLGVIVRGFLSRGLLTTVGAGLVASALIELTQYTGIWGIYSCSYRLADVDDLIANTLGALLGGLVGPVALAWMPKERALRAARGTPRPVTVWRRWLGMAIDLALFTAIGAAFAVVYRLVLLAVNGRVPEAPDGFEAALGSLLPALLVFVLPAIRRTGASLGQTAVWLRPLWPQKASLARRLFRAASVGGLYGLLVFVSRLSLPFAPTVGFLAGVLLLAAFVAVPLTRSRAGLSGLFAGASIADERARTVPVAEAR; encoded by the coding sequence ATGGGCATCTGGGTGTGGTCGGCCGAAATCGGAATCCTTTTCGGCACGGTGCTCTTCGCGTCGGCGTTTTTCCCCATCATCGCCGTCCAATATCGGAGGTACGGGCGCTTCACGGGTCTCCGACTCCTCGGTGCCGGTGCAGTGAGCGTCTACCTGACGACTCTGATCGCCTACACCCTTCTTCCTTTGCCGTCGTCGACGGAGAAGGTCTGCGCGCCCAGCGTCGAACTGGTCCCGTTCCATTCCCTATCCGACATCGCCAGGGAGACCGCGGGAGACGGGGTGCTGGGCACCCTCACCAGCCCGGCCACGCTGCAGGTGGTTTTCAACGTGCTCCTGTTCGTGCCGCTGGGGGTCATCGTGCGGGGCTTCCTGTCGCGCGGACTCCTCACGACCGTGGGCGCCGGGTTGGTGGCCTCCGCGCTCATCGAGCTCACCCAGTACACCGGAATCTGGGGCATCTACTCGTGCTCCTACCGCCTCGCCGACGTCGACGATCTCATCGCCAATACGCTGGGCGCCCTCCTCGGTGGCCTCGTCGGCCCGGTCGCCCTCGCTTGGATGCCGAAGGAACGCGCCTTGCGCGCGGCGCGCGGCACTCCCCGTCCGGTAACCGTCTGGCGCCGCTGGCTGGGCATGGCGATCGACCTGGCGCTGTTCACGGCCATCGGCGCAGCCTTCGCCGTCGTCTATCGGCTGGTGCTCCTCGCGGTCAACGGCCGCGTCCCAGAGGCACCCGATGGCTTCGAAGCGGCGCTGGGTTCACTTCTACCCGCGCTCCTCGTCTTCGTCCTGCCCGCGATCCGGCGCACCGGTGCGTCGTTGGGACAGACGGCGGTGTGGCTCCGCCCGCTCTGGCCCCAGAAGGCCTCGCTCGCACGGCGGCTCTTCCGTGCCGCGAGTGTGGGGGGACTCTACGGGCTGCTCGTATTCGTCTCGCGGCTTTCGCTCCCGTTCGCCCCCACGGTCGGTTTTCTTGCCGGCGTGCTTCTGCTCGCCGCCTTCGTCGCGGTGCCCCTCACCCGCAGCCGGGCGGGATTGTCGGGTCTCTTCGCCGGGGCGTCGATCGCGGACGAACGGGCGAGAACGGTCCCCGTCGCCGAGGCCCGGTAG